The Flaviflexus equikiangi genome contains the following window.
GGCCAGGGTCCGGCCCTGGCCGTGATCAAGATCGAAGGTCAGGCCTCGCTGGGCCACGGAGGCATGGAGGGAGATCATCGTGCCACCTTCCGCCCGCGGGCTGTCACGGAGACGACGAGGACGGCGAGGACGAGGAGCACGAGGGCGAGCGCCAGGGCCGTGTCCGGGTCGACTTCGCGCTGCAGATAGATCGCGAGAGGAATCGTTCTCGTCGTCCCTTCGAGGGATCCCGCGAACGTCAAGGTTGCCCCGAACTCGCCGAGACAGCGGGCCGCCGCCAGAGCTGTCCCGGACACGAGTGCCGGCATCATCATCGGAAACGTGACGTGGAACAGCACGTAGCTGGGAGAGGCACCGAGAGTGGCGGCGATCTGCGCGTGGGAGGACCTGTTCGAGCGGAGGGAGGCTTCGAGAGAGGTGACAAGGAACGGCATGGCAACGAAAACCTGGGCCATCACCACCGCGGTAGCAGTGAAGGCGATATCGATGCCGAGAAGAGAGAGCTGCTCGCCGAGAAGCTTGCGCTTTCCGAACGTGGACAGCAGGGCGAGACCCGCAACCACCGGGGGCAGCACCATGGGGATTGTCACGGCCACACGCAGAACCTCTCCCCACCTGCTCGTCGTCCGGGACATGAGGAGTGCAAGGGGGACGCCGAGCACCACGCAGATGATCGTGGAGACAGCGACCGTGCGCAGGGAAACACCCAAAGCAGCCAGCGCCACGTCGGAGCTGAGGATCCTCGGCACATCTGCCCAGGGCATGTCGATCAGCATCCCGGCGATCGGGAGGCAGAGGGCCAGAACGGCGAGAACCGCCCCGATCATGATCCATCGGGGCGGTGCACCAGCAGTCTTCCACATCACGGTGTCGTGAACCCGCTATCGATCATCCGCTGCCTGCCGGCACCCGTTGTGAAGGCGTCGATCCACGCCTGCTCAGCATCATCCGCCGAGTCCGAGTCGATGACGAGCAGGGGATACGTGTTGGGGACTTCGCCTGCGCCGGGAATATCGATGATCTCGACAGCATCGCCCGCGCTGTTCGCGTCCGTGCGATAGACGAGGCCAGCATCGCCCTGTCCCGACACGATCTTGCCGAGTACGTCGGTCACGGACTGCTCCTCGGACACCGGGGTCAGCGTGAGGCCGTTGAGCTCGGCGAGCTGCGACGACACATCGCCGCACGGCACCTGCGGAGCGCACACGACGAGATCGGACGCATTCATCGACTCGTCGAAACCGGTCACACCCGCAGGGTTGCCCGCGGGGACGACGAGAACGAGCTCGTTCGCGGCGATGACATCGAGCTGCGTGCCGCGTCCTGCGTCGATGATCTGATCTGCCGTCTTCTGGTTCGCGGTCACGAGGATATCGGCAGCGGCGCCCGCCTCGATCTGGGCGACAAGATCGGCGGACCCTGAACAGACAGTCGTCACGCCCGACATCTCTCCCGCCACGGTTTCGGCGAGATCGCACATGGAGGCGGCGACCATGACGGTGGTGTCACGCTCCCCCTCGGTGCTGTCTCCCGCACTGGAGCATGCTGTGAGCGTGAGCCCCGCCAGGAGGAGGATGCTGAGTTTTTTCATGAGAGGGTCTCCGACTTGATCGATACGTTGGTTGCTTTGATCAGGGCGGTTGCCGGGGAGCCGACCTCGATGTTCATCTCCCGCACCGCCTCGGCGGAGATGAGGGAGACAACCCGGTAGATCCCGCATTGGAGATCAACCTGCGCCATCACCCCGTCCATCTGGATTCGTGTCACGATCCCGGCAAGCTCGTTCCGTGTCGACACCTCGTGGTCACCAGCCGCCTTGCCCTCTGCAAGAGCAAGAGCGAGAGCAGCGACAGAGGTGCCGGCAATGCGAATCCGATTTCCGTCTTTCCGCGCTTGGAGGGAGCCATCGTCGACCCAGCGACGCACCGTATCGTCCGAGACGCCGAGAAGACGCGCCACATCTTTCACCCGATATTCTGACATAGCCGCTAGCTTACACGGCATATGCGGTCACTCTGGAACCAAAGTCCCGCATATGCGCCTATAAAGATGTGGTTTGCGAAAGGACTGTTTCACTGGCAGTGGGCGCGTCTGCGGAGTACATTGTCATCAATGCTGATCACTCGGTCGGCAGCCCCGACGGAAGGAGGCCTAGTGAGTATTTTTGACAAGGCAAAGGAAGCGTTGAACTCTGAGAAGGCCGAGCAGGTCTCTGATCAGGCCCTGGATCGCGCTGAGGCTCTCGCTAAGTCGAAGGCTGGCGCCGAGCATCACGACAAGATTTCAGGAGTCCGGGATTCGATCGACAAGCAGGTCGGTACCGAGTAACCGTTGACTTTGCCCACTGTGCCCGGCCTCATGGCCGGGCACAGTGCATAGGGGAAGATTCCCTTAGACTGGCGTCATGATGGATCCGCGGATATGGCTGGAAGATTCGACTGAAACGACCTTCGAGTGGGTGATGGCGAGGACTGATCGGACGCTCGAATCCTATGGTGGGAGCGGCTTCGACACCGCGAAGTCGGAACTGTTCGACATCCTCTCCGCGAAAGACAAGCTCGATCTGGGCACCCTCCGCGGCGGCTATATCTACAACTTCCACACGGATGGCAACAACCCCCGAGGGCTGTGGCGCCGCACGACCCTCGAGGACTACCTGTCCGAGCCCGTCTGGGACGTCCTCCTCGACATTGATGCGCTGGGGGCGGCCGAGGGAGAGTCATGGGTGTTCGGCGGCGCGAACCTTCGCCGGCCCAACTTCGACAGGGCACTCATCACCCTCAAACCCGGCGGCTCTGATGCGAATGTGGTGCGGGAGTTCGACCTCGAGACACGCTCTTTCCTCGACGACGGATACTCGGCACCCGCCTCGAAGGGTTCCATGTCGTGGACCGAGAACGATTCCGTCCTCGTGGCACGCGACTTCGGGGCCGGTTCCCTCACCGACTCGGGATATCCGCGATCGGTTCGACTATGGAAACGCGGCACGAGCATCGCCGACGCTCCCACTATTCTCGAAGGCGAGCGGGAAGATATCGTCGTCTCCGCATCGCACGACTTCACCCCCGGCTACGAGAGGACCTTTGCCGCACGGGCGACAGACTTCCGCAACACGATCCTCTACGAAGTGGATGAGGAGACTCTCGAGCTGACCGAGATCCTCCTGCCGCACAGCGCGGGCGTCGGCATGGTGAAAGACTGGGCGATCCTCGAGCTGCGATACGACTGGCACCTCGACGGCACAACCTTCGCGGCCGGCTCGCTCCTTGCCCTGCCCTATGCGGATGCTCTCACGGGCCCGGTGGCCGACCGTGTCGTGACGATCTTCGCTCCCACTCCGCACGCTTCCCTGGCGGGCTTGACCGAGCTCCAATCGGGGATCGTCTTCACCACGCTCGACAACGTTCGCAGCCGCGTCTACTTCGCCGCCATCGACACCTGGGAGGTGACAGAGCTCCATCCCGACCTGGGCGAGTTCGATTCGATCGGCGTGAGCGCTGTCGACCGCGAGCGCGGCGACGACGTGTGGGTGACGACGACGGGGTTCCTCACTTCCACGACACTGCTCTATGGTTCCGCGTCGAAGGACGGACTCGATATTGCGCAGGTGCGTTCGACACCGGAACGTTTCGACGCGAGCGGAATGGTCGTACGTCAGCGGTGGGCAGTATCTGCTGACGGAACACGGGTTCCCTACTTCCTTGTCGGCGCGCGGGAGGCGATTGACGGCGGGGCGCCTGCCCGCTGCCTCCTGGACGGATATGGGGGTTTCGAGATCTCCCGCACGCCCGGCTACGCGGGCACCTACGGCAAGGGCTGGCTTGAGAAGGGGGGCGTGTATGCCGTTGCGAACATTCGCGGCGGCGGGGAGTTCGGCCCGTCATGGCATCAGGCCGCTCTCAAGGAGGGGCGTCATCGCGCCTATGCCGATTTCGCGGCCGTTGCGGCTGATCTCGTGGCGACTGGGGTGACGACGGTGGACCGCCTGGCCGCGATCGGCGGTTCGAACGGCGGCCTGCTCATGGGCAACATGTATACGACGTATCCGGAGCTGTTCGGTGCGATTGTGTGCCGGGTTCCGCTGCTCGACATGAAGAGGTTCTCGCATCTCCTTGCGGGGGCGTCCTGGATGGATGAGTACGGCAATCCGGATACTGACGATTGGGAGTTCCTCCAGGCCTATTCCCCGTATCACAACGTATCGGCGGGCGGATCGTATCCCCCGATCCTTGTCATGACGTCGACGAAGGATGATCGCGTCCATCCCGGTCACGCCAGAAAGTTCGTTGCCCTGCTCGAGGAGTGCGGGCACGACGTGGAGTATTACGAGAACATCGAAGGCGGCCATGCCGGTGCTGCGGATGCTGAACAGAGCGCTCTCAGCCTCGCGTTGATCTTCCAGTTCCTCGAACGCCGGCTGGCATGAGAACGGACCGGCTCATGCCGGTCCGGGGGTGATGGTCTCAGATGAGGAAGGCTGAGAAGCCGACGAGTCCGACGATGAGAAGAACTGCGACGAGAGCCTGCCATTTGGGGCGGGGGCGGGGCGTGTAATCGGCTCCGGGGACGTAGCCACCGAAGTCGTAGCCACCGGAATTCCGGCGATCATGACCTTTGGACGAGGACATCGACCACTC
Protein-coding sequences here:
- a CDS encoding ABC transporter permease → MWKTAGAPPRWIMIGAVLAVLALCLPIAGMLIDMPWADVPRILSSDVALAALGVSLRTVAVSTIICVVLGVPLALLMSRTTSRWGEVLRVAVTIPMVLPPVVAGLALLSTFGKRKLLGEQLSLLGIDIAFTATAVVMAQVFVAMPFLVTSLEASLRSNRSSHAQIAATLGASPSYVLFHVTFPMMMPALVSGTALAAARCLGEFGATLTFAGSLEGTTRTIPLAIYLQREVDPDTALALALVLLVLAVLVVSVTARGRKVAR
- the modA gene encoding molybdate ABC transporter substrate-binding protein, which translates into the protein MKKLSILLLAGLTLTACSSAGDSTEGERDTTVMVAASMCDLAETVAGEMSGVTTVCSGSADLVAQIEAGAAADILVTANQKTADQIIDAGRGTQLDVIAANELVLVVPAGNPAGVTGFDESMNASDLVVCAPQVPCGDVSSQLAELNGLTLTPVSEEQSVTDVLGKIVSGQGDAGLVYRTDANSAGDAVEIIDIPGAGEVPNTYPLLVIDSDSADDAEQAWIDAFTTGAGRQRMIDSGFTTP
- a CDS encoding helix-turn-helix domain-containing protein; its protein translation is MSEYRVKDVARLLGVSDDTVRRWVDDGSLQARKDGNRIRIAGTSVAALALALAEGKAAGDHEVSTRNELAGIVTRIQMDGVMAQVDLQCGIYRVVSLISAEAVREMNIEVGSPATALIKATNVSIKSETLS
- a CDS encoding Rv0909 family putative TA system antitoxin; the encoded protein is MSIFDKAKEALNSEKAEQVSDQALDRAEALAKSKAGAEHHDKISGVRDSIDKQVGTE
- a CDS encoding prolyl oligopeptidase family serine peptidase; the encoded protein is MMDPRIWLEDSTETTFEWVMARTDRTLESYGGSGFDTAKSELFDILSAKDKLDLGTLRGGYIYNFHTDGNNPRGLWRRTTLEDYLSEPVWDVLLDIDALGAAEGESWVFGGANLRRPNFDRALITLKPGGSDANVVREFDLETRSFLDDGYSAPASKGSMSWTENDSVLVARDFGAGSLTDSGYPRSVRLWKRGTSIADAPTILEGEREDIVVSASHDFTPGYERTFAARATDFRNTILYEVDEETLELTEILLPHSAGVGMVKDWAILELRYDWHLDGTTFAAGSLLALPYADALTGPVADRVVTIFAPTPHASLAGLTELQSGIVFTTLDNVRSRVYFAAIDTWEVTELHPDLGEFDSIGVSAVDRERGDDVWVTTTGFLTSTTLLYGSASKDGLDIAQVRSTPERFDASGMVVRQRWAVSADGTRVPYFLVGAREAIDGGAPARCLLDGYGGFEISRTPGYAGTYGKGWLEKGGVYAVANIRGGGEFGPSWHQAALKEGRHRAYADFAAVAADLVATGVTTVDRLAAIGGSNGGLLMGNMYTTYPELFGAIVCRVPLLDMKRFSHLLAGASWMDEYGNPDTDDWEFLQAYSPYHNVSAGGSYPPILVMTSTKDDRVHPGHARKFVALLEECGHDVEYYENIEGGHAGAADAEQSALSLALIFQFLERRLA